The proteins below are encoded in one region of Cololabis saira isolate AMF1-May2022 chromosome 13, fColSai1.1, whole genome shotgun sequence:
- the comp gene encoding cartilage oligomeric matrix protein: protein MLWFVGLTCVLCLGGDAVAGQRDGEIISQIKLTNLALAEIKELLKQQLKEMVFMKNTVMECEACGMGGIQPRSPCEPNPCHPEVKCTETPQGPKCGPCPDGMEGDGDYCTDVDECSVKPCHMGVRCINTSPGFRCGSCPAGYAGPQVQGVGLAYATANKQVCKDIDECESPGNGGCVENSVCMNTPGSFRCGPCKPGFIGDQRRGCRPERTCGNGGQANPCHASAECIVHREGTIECQCGVGLAGNGYFCGSDTDIDGIPDERLDCPDTTCNKDNCLTVPNSGQEDADNDGIGDACDEDADGDGILNTQDNCVLVPNVDQRNIDEDDFGDACDNCLAIKNNDQKDTDVDKYGDECDEDIDGDGIPNNLDNCKRVPNIDQKDRDGDKVGDACDSCPYDPNPDQMDTDNDLIGDPCDTNKDSDGDGHQDSRDNCPAVINSSQLDTDKDGLGDECDDDDDDDGIPDLLPPGPDNCRLIPNPLQEDFDGNGVGDICEKDFDNDTIIDHIDVCPENAEVTLTDFREYQTVVLDPEGDAQIDPNWVVLNQGKEIVQTMNSDPGLAVGYTAFSGVDFEGTFHVNTVTDDDYAGFIFGYQDSSSFYVVMWKQLEQNYWQANPFRAVAEPGIQLKAVKSNTGPGENLRNSLWHTGDTSDQVKLLWKDARNVGWKDKTSYRWFLQHRPADGYIRVRFYEGPKMVADTGVIIDATMRGGRLGVFCFSQENIIWANLRYRCNDTLPEDFDTYRAQQVQLGV from the exons ATGCTGTGGTTTGTCGGGCTGACCTGTGTGCTCTGTTTGGGGGGGGACGCCGTGGCTGGACAGAGAG ATGGTGAAATTATAAGCCAGATCAAATTGACGAACCTTGCCTTGGCTGAGATTAAAGAGCTGCTGAAGCAACAG CTTAAAGAGATGGTTTTCATGAAGAACACAGTGATGGAGTGTGAAGCCTGCG GGATGGGAGGCATTCAGCCTCGTTCCCCCTGTGAGCCAAACCCCTGCCACCCTGAGGTCAAGTGTACGGAGACTCCTCAAGGGCCCAAGTGTGGCCCCTGCCCAGACGGCATGGAGGGGGATGGAGACTACTGCACTGATGTGGATGAG TGCTCAGTGAAGCCCTGTCACATGGGAGTTCGCTGCATCAACACCTCCCCAGGTTTCCGCTGTGGCTCCTGTCCTGCTGGTTACGCCGGGCCCCAGGTCCAGGGCGTCGGCCTCGCCTACGCCACTGCCAACAAACAG GTGTGCAAAGATATTGATGAGTGCGAAAGTCCAGGCAACGGAGGATGTGTGGAGAACTCTGTGTGTATGAACACTCCA GGCTCGTTCAGGTGTGGTCCCTGTAAGCCGGGCTTTATTGGGGACCAGCGACGCGGCTGTAGGCCGGAGAGAACCTGTGGGAACGGCGGCCAAGCCAACCCCTGCCACGCCAGTGCTGAGTGCATCGTCCACCGAGAGGGGACCATCGAGTGTCAG TGTGGGGTCGGATTGGCCGGTAATGGCTACTTCTGTGGTTCTGACACTGACATCGATGGTATCCCCGATGAGAGGCTCGACTGTCCTGATACGACCTGCAACAAG GACAACTGTCTCACTGTGCCCAACTCTGGCCAAGAGGATGCTGACAATGATGGAATAGGAGACGCCTGTGATGAAGACGCAGATGGGGATGGGATCCTCAACACACAG GACAACTGTGTGCTGGTGCCCAACGTGGACCAGAGGAACATTGATGAGGATGACTTTGGTGATGCCTGCGACAACTGCCTCGCAATCAAAAATAACGACCAGAAAGACACGGATGTGGACAAATATGGTGACGAGTGTGATGAAGACATTGATGGGGATG GGATCCCTAATAACCTGGATAACTGCAAAAGGGTTCCCAACATTGACCAGAAAGATCGGGATGGAGACAAAGTGGGCGATGCCTGTGACAGCTGTCCTTatgaccccaaccctgaccAG ATGGACACAGACAACGATCTGATCGGAGATCCCTGTGATACAAACAAGGACAG CGATGGTGACGGGCACCAAGACTCTCGGGACAACTGCCCAGCCGTGATCAACAGCTCTCAGCTGGACACCGACAAAGACGGACTGGGAGACGAGTGTgacgacgatgacgatgacgacggCATCCCAGACCTGCTGCCACCTGGTCCTGACAACTGCCGCCTGATCCCCAACCCTCTGCAGGAGGACTTTGATG GGAACGGTGTGGGCGACATCTGCGAGAAAGACTTTGACAACGACACCATAATCGACCACATTGACGTTTGTCCAGAGAATGCAGAGGTCACGCTCACTGACTTTAGGGAGTACCAGACCGTCGTTTTAGACCCTGAAGGAGATGCACAAATTGACCCCAACTGGGTGGTGCTGAACCAG GGAAAAGAGATCGTCCAGACTATGAACAGTGACCCCGGGTTGGCTGTTG GTTACACTGCATTCAGCGGTGTGGATTTTGAAGGCACGTTTCACGTGAACACGGTCACGGACGACGACTATGCTGGGTTCATCTTCGGCTACCAGGACAGCTCCAGCTTCTACGTGGTCATGTGGAAGCAGTTGGAACAGAATTACTGGCAGGCGAATCCGTTCAGAGCTGTGGCAGAACCGGGCATCCAGCTGAAG GCAGTAAAGTCGAACACAGGTCCAGGTGAGAATCTGAGGAATTCCTTGTGGCACACCGGCGACACCAGTGACCAGGTGAAACTCCTCTGGAAAGACGCCCGCAATGTTGGATGGAAAGACAAGACTTCATACCGGTGGTTCCTCCAGCATCGGCCGGCCGACGGCTACATCAG AGTTCGTTTCTATGAGGGTCCTAAAATGGTGGCAGACACAGGCGTGATTATAGACGCCACAATGAGAGGAGGCCGGCTAGGAGTCTTCTGTTTCTCCCAGGAGAACATCATCTGGGCCAACCTGCGTTATCGTTGCAACG ACACTCTTCCTGAGGACTTTGACACTTACAGAGCCCAGCAGGTCCAGCTGGGAGTCTGA
- the tmem38a gene encoding trimeric intracellular cation channel type A, giving the protein MEDVLGLLNVGDIANAFSKMGMFPVFDLAYYIVSILYLKYEPGSVEVSRRSPVASWLCAMLYCFGSYILADIMLGSSPLDYFQHNSHILLASAVWYLIFYCPLNLFYKCVAFLPVKLVLVALKEVVRARKIAAGVHHAHHAYHHGYFVMVIVGYVKGSGVALMSNFEQLLRGTWRPETNEILNMSFPTKASLYGAMLFTLQEAHWLPVSKTTLILLFTLFMATSKVVMTARHSHGSPFALIESWICHVLFGSPLGGGEEDHHPPPAAVPSSPLKTKEELSEGARKRRAKKAE; this is encoded by the exons ATGGAAGACGTCCTGGGACTTCTCAATGTGGGCGATATTGCCAATGCTTTCTCCAAAATGGGAATGTTCCCTGTGTTTGATCTCGCTTATTACATAGTGTCCATCCTCTACCTCAAATATGAGCCAG GTTCAGTGGAGGTCTCTCGGCGGAGTCCCGTGGCCTCATGGCTCTGCGCCATGCTCTACTGCTTTGGTAGTTACATCCTGGCAGACATCATGCTTGGAAGCAGCCCCCTCGACTATTTCCAACACAACAGCCACATCCTGCTGGCCTCAGCCGTCTG GTACCTCATCTTTTACTGCCCGCTGAACCTCTTCTATAAATGTGTGGCTTTCCTGCCGGTCAAGCTGGTGCTGGTTGCCCTGAAGGAAGTCGTCCGCGCTCGTAAGATCGCTGCAGGGGTTCACCACGCTCACCACGCCTATCACCACGGATATTTCGTCATGGTGATTGTTGGATACGTGAAGG GGTCTGGAGTGGCTCTCATGTCCAATTTTGAGCAGTTGCTGCGCGGTACATGGAGGCCTGAGACAAATGAGATCCTCAACATGTCATT CCCGACCAAAGCCAGCTTGTACGGAGCGATGCTCTTCACCCTCCAGGAGGCTCACTGGCTGCCCGTGTCCAAGACcaccctcatcctcctcttcacccTCTTCATGGCCACCAGCAAG GTGGTGATGACCGCCCGGCACTCTCACGGCTCCCCCTTTGCCCTCATTGAGTCTTGGATTTGCCACGTGCTGTTCGGGTCTCCTCTGGGTGGGGGTGAGGAGGACCATCATCCCCCTCCCGCTGCTGTCCCATCTTCTCCTCTGAAAACCAAGGAGGAACTGAGTGAAGGAGCTCGAAAGAGGAGGGCCAAGAAAGCGGAGTAG
- the smim7 gene encoding small integral membrane protein 7, with protein MIGDLLIFGTLLVNAGAVLNFKLKRKESQGFGDESREPTTGDNIREFLLSLRYFRIFIALWNIFIMFCMFLLFGS; from the exons ATGATCGGAGATCTGTTAATATTCGG GACTTTACTGGTGAATGCGGGGGCCGTGCTGAATTTTAAGCT AAAGAGGAAAGAGTCCCAGGGGTTTGGAGATGAATCCAGGGAGCCAACTACAG GTGACAACATCAGAGAGTTCCTGCTCAGCCTGCGATACTTCCGGATTTTCATCGCTCTGTGGAACATTTTCATCATGTTCTGCATGTTCCT GCTCTTTGGGTCATGA